In a genomic window of Paraburkholderia phenazinium:
- a CDS encoding c-type cytochrome has product MKAGKLGLIMLGVAGVALACAIRYAWQPSIEPLLAPAPTGADTALVAHGEQVAEVGDCMYCHTANREKPFAGGMPLDTPFGVIYSTNITPDPDTGIGRWPLDAFTRALREGVSRDGHLLYPAFPYPHFTKMSDSDIAALYAYLMSVAPVSAPAHPNDLRFPLNFRPLVAGWNLLYLKTGELQPPDRSESPAWLRGRYLVEGAAHCASCHTPMNALGAEKNGEAFAGNLIDSWNAPPLNALTRAPKPWTHTQLVDYLRTGLASEHGAAAGPMLPVTQHLGNAPESDVEAIATYLMSLQPPPAPAQPASSREKASRTDDASAQSIRGGTLFASSCAGCHASEAPMREIGGSPALGLSSVLTSDSPRDAIHLVLQGNPWNGSATAHYMPPFADVLDDDQVDDLLAYLRTQYAQRPVWKDVSRTTAAIRKEIPQP; this is encoded by the coding sequence GTGAAAGCTGGAAAGCTTGGTTTGATTATGCTCGGAGTGGCGGGAGTCGCCCTTGCATGCGCAATCCGTTACGCATGGCAACCCTCGATTGAGCCGCTGTTGGCCCCTGCACCGACTGGCGCCGACACGGCGCTGGTCGCCCACGGGGAGCAAGTCGCAGAAGTGGGTGACTGCATGTACTGCCATACCGCCAACCGTGAAAAACCTTTCGCAGGCGGCATGCCACTCGATACACCGTTCGGTGTGATCTACAGCACGAATATCACGCCCGATCCGGATACCGGCATTGGCCGCTGGCCGCTCGATGCGTTCACGCGCGCGCTGCGCGAAGGCGTTTCACGCGACGGCCATCTGCTGTACCCAGCCTTTCCGTATCCGCATTTCACGAAGATGAGCGACAGCGACATCGCTGCACTCTATGCCTATCTGATGTCAGTCGCACCAGTCAGCGCACCGGCGCACCCGAACGATCTGCGCTTTCCGCTCAACTTCCGGCCACTCGTGGCTGGGTGGAATCTGCTGTACCTCAAAACGGGCGAACTTCAGCCGCCGGACAGGTCGGAATCGCCGGCATGGCTGCGGGGCCGCTATCTCGTAGAAGGGGCTGCCCACTGCGCATCGTGCCACACGCCGATGAACGCGTTGGGTGCGGAAAAAAACGGCGAAGCATTCGCGGGCAACCTGATTGACAGCTGGAACGCGCCGCCGCTCAACGCACTGACACGTGCGCCAAAACCGTGGACCCACACACAGCTCGTCGACTACCTGCGTACCGGGCTCGCCTCCGAGCACGGCGCCGCAGCTGGTCCAATGCTGCCCGTCACGCAACACCTGGGCAACGCGCCGGAGTCCGATGTAGAGGCCATCGCCACTTACCTGATGTCGTTGCAACCGCCGCCCGCACCGGCGCAACCTGCATCCTCCCGCGAGAAAGCCTCCAGGACCGACGATGCAAGTGCACAGTCCATCCGTGGCGGGACCTTGTTCGCATCGTCGTGTGCCGGCTGTCATGCGAGCGAAGCGCCGATGCGCGAAATCGGTGGCAGCCCTGCGCTCGGGCTCAGCTCCGTCCTCACCTCCGACAGCCCACGCGATGCGATCCATCTCGTCTTGCAGGGCAATCCGTGGAACGGCTCTGCGACGGCGCATTACATGCCCCCGTTTGCCGACGTTCTCGACGACGACCAGGTCGACGACCTTCTCGCCTACCTGCGTACCCAGTATGCGCAGCGCCCCGTCTGGAAAGACGTATCCCGGACGACCGCCGCAATCCGCAAGGAGATTCCACAACCATGA
- a CDS encoding (2Fe-2S)-binding protein — MTKLSVNGVEYNLDVDPSMPLLYALRNHLKLNGAKYGCGLGQCGACTVVVSKRAVFSCLMPISAVKDRPVLTIEGLGTVERPSPLQQAFIDKQAAQCGYCIAGMVMRAQALLEQKPGATEVEIREHMQPNLCRCGTHMRIIGAIVEASQTMREQHRAQGADA, encoded by the coding sequence ATGACCAAGCTCTCAGTCAACGGTGTCGAATACAACCTCGACGTCGACCCGTCCATGCCGCTTCTCTACGCGCTGCGAAATCATCTGAAGCTCAATGGAGCGAAATACGGCTGCGGGCTCGGACAGTGCGGCGCCTGCACAGTCGTCGTCAGTAAACGCGCAGTGTTTTCGTGCCTGATGCCTATCTCAGCCGTCAAGGACCGACCGGTGCTGACGATCGAAGGACTCGGTACCGTCGAGCGGCCGTCGCCGCTTCAGCAAGCCTTCATCGACAAGCAAGCGGCGCAGTGCGGCTACTGCATCGCCGGCATGGTCATGCGCGCACAGGCGCTACTCGAACAGAAGCCCGGCGCCACAGAAGTCGAGATTCGCGAACACATGCAGCCCAACCTGTGCCGTTGCGGTACCCACATGCGTATCATCGGCGCTATCGTGGAAGCCTCGCAGACAATGCGTGAACAACACCGCGCGCAGGGAGCCGATGCATGA
- a CDS encoding xanthine dehydrogenase family protein molybdopterin-binding subunit, which yields MNVRPPSNPDAPTNPGRRRLLVAGSLTVSFALFPAVDVMAQRATEDAAPNATSAALTSLPGNLAGTPSLDAWIRIDEHGHITVYTGKAELGTGISTGFIQIAAEELQVRPGDIHLITADTGSTPNEGYTAGSHSTADSGTAIMHASSQVRVLLLESAAGKLGVSADTLQIRDGTIVAPDNRRLTFGEAVSGLNLHRNAVAQSQLIAPARHHVIGQPIQRIDIPGKVTGGASYVQDMRLPGMLHARAVRPPSYGARLISIDNAVEMMPGVVKVVRDGSYLAVVAEDEWQAIQAMRALERTARWDTSAKLPTPATIYETLLTLPRREIQVAEQHGPAQPAVRTLHARFTKPYLSHGSIGPSCAVAHLDQGKMTVWTHAQGVFPLRGGLAEMLGMKPEYIRCIHVPGAGCYGHNPADDAAADAALIARAVPGRPIRVQWMREQEHTWDLFGPAMVTDVRASLDATGHVIDWQYEIWSNTHNFRIDNAGRLLGAQYLAQPFTPAPPQPIPMPEGGGDRNSIPLYNFPNFNIQHHFLPDMPLRVSAQRGLGAFQNIFTIESFMDELASAAQVDPVEFRLRHLDNARGRDVIELAARQFGWNPKHARRPGHGVGFAFAQYKNLMSYLAIAVELRVVPETGAVQIERAVAALDCGQIVNPDGVRNQVEGGILQSASWALYEQVQYDSERIRSFDWSGYPIMRFSEVPLHVEVHLIDRPGAPFLGTGEASQGPTSAAVANAIADATGKRIHDMPLAAGGRLREFTI from the coding sequence ATGAACGTGCGTCCCCCCTCCAATCCGGACGCCCCCACGAACCCAGGCCGCCGACGCCTCCTCGTCGCCGGCTCCCTGACGGTGAGCTTCGCGCTGTTTCCTGCTGTGGACGTCATGGCCCAGCGGGCCACGGAAGACGCCGCACCCAATGCTACCAGCGCAGCATTGACCAGCTTGCCTGGCAACCTGGCCGGGACGCCCTCGCTCGATGCATGGATACGCATCGACGAACATGGTCATATCACCGTATACACAGGCAAGGCTGAACTAGGCACGGGAATCAGCACCGGTTTCATCCAGATCGCCGCCGAGGAGCTTCAGGTTCGTCCCGGTGACATTCACCTGATCACCGCCGACACGGGCTCGACGCCGAACGAGGGCTACACCGCAGGCAGCCACTCCACCGCGGACAGCGGTACAGCCATCATGCATGCGAGCTCGCAAGTGCGTGTCCTGTTGCTGGAATCCGCCGCCGGCAAGTTGGGCGTGTCCGCCGATACGCTGCAGATCCGCGATGGGACGATCGTCGCGCCGGATAACCGCAGACTCACGTTCGGCGAGGCAGTCAGCGGTCTCAACCTGCACCGTAACGCCGTCGCGCAGTCGCAGTTGATCGCGCCGGCTCGACATCACGTCATCGGGCAGCCGATACAGCGCATCGACATTCCCGGCAAAGTCACCGGTGGAGCGAGCTACGTGCAGGACATGCGCCTGCCCGGCATGCTCCACGCAAGGGCGGTGCGCCCTCCCTCGTATGGCGCCAGGTTGATTTCCATCGACAACGCGGTGGAAATGATGCCGGGTGTCGTCAAGGTTGTCCGCGACGGCAGCTATCTTGCCGTGGTCGCCGAGGACGAATGGCAGGCGATCCAGGCAATGCGTGCGCTCGAGCGGACCGCCCGCTGGGACACCTCCGCGAAGCTGCCGACGCCAGCGACAATCTACGAGACGCTGCTCACGCTCCCGCGGCGGGAAATTCAGGTGGCCGAGCAACATGGTCCGGCGCAACCTGCCGTGCGAACGCTGCACGCCAGGTTCACGAAGCCGTATCTGTCCCACGGATCGATTGGGCCGTCGTGTGCCGTCGCGCATCTTGATCAGGGCAAGATGACCGTGTGGACGCACGCACAAGGCGTATTCCCGCTGCGCGGCGGGCTCGCGGAGATGCTCGGCATGAAACCGGAATACATCCGCTGCATCCACGTTCCCGGCGCCGGTTGCTACGGCCACAATCCCGCCGACGATGCCGCCGCCGATGCCGCACTCATCGCACGGGCCGTTCCCGGCCGACCGATACGTGTCCAATGGATGCGCGAGCAGGAACATACATGGGATCTGTTCGGGCCAGCAATGGTGACGGACGTGCGCGCATCGCTCGACGCGACCGGCCACGTGATCGACTGGCAATATGAAATCTGGAGCAACACGCACAACTTCCGTATCGACAACGCGGGGCGATTGCTCGGCGCGCAATATCTCGCGCAGCCCTTTACGCCTGCCCCGCCCCAACCCATCCCGATGCCGGAAGGCGGCGGCGACCGCAACAGCATACCGCTCTACAACTTCCCGAATTTCAACATCCAGCACCACTTTCTGCCGGACATGCCACTGCGAGTCTCAGCCCAGCGCGGACTCGGCGCCTTCCAGAACATATTTACGATCGAGAGCTTCATGGATGAGCTGGCCAGCGCGGCGCAGGTCGATCCTGTTGAATTCCGGCTGCGACATCTCGACAACGCTCGTGGTCGTGACGTGATCGAGCTGGCAGCGCGGCAGTTTGGCTGGAACCCGAAGCACGCGCGACGCCCGGGCCACGGTGTGGGGTTCGCGTTCGCACAGTACAAGAACCTGATGAGCTATCTGGCGATCGCCGTCGAACTTCGCGTCGTGCCGGAAACCGGAGCCGTGCAGATCGAACGAGCCGTCGCGGCGCTCGACTGTGGCCAGATCGTCAATCCGGACGGCGTGCGTAACCAGGTCGAAGGTGGCATTCTGCAGTCGGCCAGCTGGGCACTGTATGAGCAGGTGCAATACGACAGCGAACGTATCCGAAGCTTCGACTGGAGCGGCTATCCGATCATGCGGTTTTCCGAAGTGCCGCTGCACGTCGAGGTGCATCTCATCGACCGGCCCGGTGCACCGTTCCTGGGTACCGGGGAGGCGTCGCAAGGACCGACGTCTGCGGCTGTCGCCAATGCAATTGCTGACGCAACCGGCAAGCGGATCCATGATATGCCCCTGGCAGCCGGCGGCCGACTACGAGAATTCACCATCTGA
- a CDS encoding fumarylacetoacetate hydrolase family protein produces MLNRRTMIKTVGALSLAASALTTKSVLAQGNTAALAGASRSSALPRGVTLLSIHQPDGSETLGVKTPNGILDVAKANALLNANVPVTLEALLRNGNGAELTSLIAAAARNPAAASAYREESSIRYGRLFTSPGKIVCVGLNYREHAEETHEALPKVPILFNKYNNTLAAHRSTIKLPPREVSYQFDYETELLIVMGKTARNVTEADALDYVAGYAVGHDFSARDLQMDTGGQWMVGKTLDGFAPIGPYFVSADLVGDPNNLSLQTRINGQVRQSSNTSRFIFNTQAMIAYTSKLFALEPGDIIFTGTPPGVILGKPKDQQVWLKAGDQIESTIEKLGTLQFDLA; encoded by the coding sequence ATGCTGAATCGACGAACAATGATCAAAACTGTAGGCGCGCTTTCTCTCGCCGCCTCGGCCCTGACAACAAAGTCTGTGTTGGCGCAGGGAAATACTGCTGCATTGGCTGGCGCTTCGCGCTCATCGGCATTGCCGCGCGGCGTGACGCTGCTGTCCATTCATCAGCCCGATGGTTCCGAAACGCTCGGCGTCAAAACTCCAAACGGCATCCTCGATGTGGCTAAGGCCAACGCATTGCTTAACGCGAACGTCCCTGTGACGCTCGAAGCGTTGCTACGTAACGGTAATGGCGCAGAATTGACATCGCTGATCGCCGCAGCGGCTCGCAATCCGGCCGCGGCGTCCGCTTACCGTGAAGAATCGTCTATACGATACGGCAGACTGTTTACTTCGCCCGGCAAGATCGTCTGCGTCGGATTGAATTATCGCGAGCACGCGGAGGAGACGCACGAAGCTTTACCCAAAGTACCCATTCTGTTCAACAAGTACAACAACACGCTCGCAGCTCACCGGTCGACGATCAAGTTGCCGCCGCGCGAAGTGTCCTACCAGTTCGACTATGAAACGGAACTGCTCATCGTGATGGGTAAGACCGCACGAAACGTGACCGAAGCAGACGCGCTTGACTACGTGGCCGGCTATGCGGTGGGCCATGACTTCTCGGCGCGCGATCTGCAGATGGATACGGGGGGCCAGTGGATGGTCGGCAAGACGCTAGATGGCTTCGCGCCGATCGGGCCATATTTTGTGTCAGCCGATCTCGTCGGCGACCCGAACAACCTTTCGCTTCAAACCCGGATCAACGGCCAGGTCCGGCAATCGAGCAACACGAGTCGTTTCATCTTCAATACACAGGCAATGATCGCCTATACGTCGAAGCTATTCGCGCTCGAGCCGGGTGACATTATTTTCACGGGTACGCCCCCTGGCGTTATCCTCGGCAAGCCGAAGGATCAGCAGGTCTGGCTTAAGGCGGGCGACCAGATCGAAAGTACGATAGAGAAGCTGGGCACCTTGCAGTTCGATCTGGCGTAA
- a CDS encoding MFS transporter, with translation MLKEAHVVRQLVPFSAVAFLGFLAVGLPLPVLSLYVHERLGFGTLVVGGVIGLQSLATLLTRQYAGRLSDTRGPKLTSLVGLLFASLAGLFYLLAAVLVQHPGESLALLCLGRLLLGLAESLFITALAAWSIGRVGSEYAGRAMAWSGIAMYAALAVGAPLGLAIYRAAGFGAVAACAVLAPLLGAAAASTWQAFAVERIAQRTSFLRVLRMIWVPGLGMALASSGVGTISAFLPLRYSMAAWPHAGFALAAFGAAYIVMRLVLGGLPDRLGGYQTGLASLFAETIGLGLIGWANDPLIALAGATITGLGYSLVFPSLGVEAMRRVPGENRGLAIGAYLACFDLGLAIAGPGAGAVARSYGIPCAFAAATATALSALLLICVDWRWLRKSGPIGGRI, from the coding sequence ATGCTCAAGGAAGCGCACGTGGTCCGGCAACTGGTACCGTTTTCTGCGGTAGCGTTTCTGGGCTTTCTCGCGGTTGGTCTTCCGTTACCCGTGCTGTCGCTCTATGTGCATGAAAGACTAGGTTTCGGCACGCTTGTTGTCGGCGGCGTAATTGGTCTGCAGTCACTCGCTACGCTTCTGACGCGCCAGTATGCCGGTCGGCTGTCGGATACCCGTGGCCCGAAGCTGACCTCGCTGGTGGGGCTCCTTTTCGCGTCCTTAGCGGGTTTGTTTTATCTGCTCGCCGCTGTCCTGGTTCAGCACCCGGGGGAGAGTCTCGCGCTACTTTGCCTTGGGCGTTTGCTTCTCGGTTTGGCAGAAAGCCTTTTCATTACCGCGTTGGCTGCGTGGAGTATCGGTCGTGTCGGTTCGGAATATGCAGGTCGGGCGATGGCGTGGTCAGGCATCGCGATGTACGCAGCACTGGCTGTCGGCGCGCCGCTGGGGTTGGCAATCTATCGTGCCGCTGGCTTCGGTGCTGTCGCGGCTTGCGCGGTCCTTGCCCCACTTCTTGGCGCAGCGGCTGCAAGCACATGGCAAGCCTTCGCCGTCGAACGCATCGCCCAGCGTACTTCCTTCTTACGCGTGTTGCGCATGATATGGGTACCCGGACTCGGCATGGCACTGGCGTCCTCCGGCGTAGGCACGATAAGCGCGTTTTTACCGCTACGCTACAGCATGGCGGCGTGGCCTCATGCGGGTTTCGCGCTTGCGGCCTTTGGCGCTGCCTATATTGTGATGCGTCTCGTCCTGGGTGGCCTTCCTGACCGGCTGGGTGGGTATCAAACGGGTCTTGCTTCACTCTTTGCAGAGACCATCGGGCTTGGACTGATCGGCTGGGCAAATGACCCCTTGATCGCGCTGGCTGGAGCCACTATCACCGGGCTGGGTTACTCGCTTGTCTTTCCCTCTCTCGGCGTTGAGGCAATGAGGCGCGTGCCCGGCGAAAACCGGGGTCTCGCGATAGGTGCCTATCTGGCGTGCTTCGATCTGGGGCTCGCGATTGCGGGTCCCGGTGCCGGTGCGGTCGCACGATCCTACGGCATACCCTGTGCGTTTGCGGCAGCTACGGCAACCGCTCTCTCGGCGTTGTTACTGATCTGTGTTGACTGGCGATGGCTGAGAAAGTCCGGGCCGATCGGAGGTCGGATTTAA
- a CDS encoding NmrA family NAD(P)-binding protein translates to MFSVLGITGKVGGAVARSLLATGQPVRAIVRSQEKGSAWAERGCEVCVADMDDQKSLVTAFHGSRGVFVMLPSNFDQADGFPETVRMVTSIRRALEETLPQRVVCLSTIGARATQSNLLSKLGIMERSLIALPVSVTFLRAAWFMENAARDIQTAMTTGTIASFLQPLDKPVPMVSTEDIGQVAAELLQQDDAIQRVVQLEGPQRVTPTEIAIALGKLLARPVRAEVVPRQTWADLFRSQGASNPEPRIRMLDGFNEGWIEFDGDKSAIRKGSITIDRALERLIQRMSQ, encoded by the coding sequence ATGTTTTCGGTTCTCGGAATAACCGGTAAGGTCGGCGGAGCAGTGGCCCGATCGCTTCTTGCCACAGGCCAGCCAGTTCGCGCGATCGTGCGCAGTCAGGAAAAGGGATCCGCCTGGGCGGAGCGTGGATGTGAGGTGTGTGTCGCCGACATGGACGATCAGAAGTCACTGGTCACCGCGTTCCACGGCTCAAGAGGGGTCTTTGTCATGCTGCCGTCGAATTTCGATCAGGCAGACGGATTTCCCGAGACGGTCAGGATGGTGACGTCCATTCGCCGTGCGCTCGAGGAGACACTCCCTCAGAGGGTGGTCTGTCTGTCAACCATCGGTGCGCGGGCGACACAGTCAAACTTGCTGAGCAAGCTTGGGATCATGGAACGGAGCCTCATCGCGCTCCCGGTATCCGTCACGTTTTTGCGTGCCGCATGGTTCATGGAGAATGCGGCGCGCGACATTCAGACGGCCATGACAACCGGAACGATTGCCAGCTTTCTGCAGCCGCTCGACAAGCCGGTACCGATGGTTTCCACTGAGGACATCGGACAGGTCGCGGCGGAACTGCTCCAACAGGACGACGCGATACAGCGTGTTGTGCAGCTTGAAGGACCGCAACGGGTGACGCCGACCGAAATCGCGATTGCGCTCGGCAAGTTGCTCGCACGGCCGGTGCGCGCGGAGGTGGTACCAAGGCAGACGTGGGCCGACCTGTTCCGCTCGCAGGGCGCGTCCAATCCCGAACCACGTATACGCATGCTCGATGGCTTCAACGAAGGATGGATCGAGTTCGACGGCGACAAGTCTGCGATACGGAAGGGTTCTATCACGATCGATCGGGCACTCGAACGTCTGATACAGCGAATGTCGCAATAG
- a CDS encoding SDR family oxidoreductase, with protein sequence MQIKGVTALVSGANRGLGRAFTQVLLQAGAVKVYAGARDPSKITDPGVVPVALDITDPNTVTAAARQCSDVTLLINNAGVMRMSPFIAAPSIEAAREEMMTNYFGTLNMCRAFSPVLGNNGGGALVNMLSVVSWFTHPMNGSYCASKAAERALTDGLRLELAAQGTLVVGVYASFIDTDMAASLGVSKTSADDIARSAIAGVASNQREVCADARSAEIKAMLARDADAFYAGLARPS encoded by the coding sequence ATGCAGATCAAAGGGGTAACCGCGCTAGTGAGCGGTGCCAATCGTGGGCTGGGGCGTGCCTTCACGCAAGTACTCCTTCAGGCTGGAGCGGTAAAGGTCTATGCCGGCGCGAGAGATCCCTCGAAAATCACTGATCCCGGTGTGGTTCCAGTTGCACTTGACATCACAGATCCCAACACTGTCACCGCAGCGGCCCGGCAATGTAGCGATGTAACGCTGCTGATTAACAATGCGGGTGTTATGCGGATGAGCCCGTTCATCGCCGCGCCGTCAATCGAGGCTGCGCGAGAAGAAATGATGACAAATTACTTCGGAACACTGAACATGTGCCGTGCGTTTTCGCCGGTGCTCGGTAATAACGGTGGCGGGGCGCTGGTCAATATGCTTTCGGTCGTCAGCTGGTTTACGCATCCGATGAACGGTTCCTACTGTGCATCGAAGGCAGCTGAACGCGCGCTGACAGACGGGCTGCGCCTGGAGCTGGCGGCACAGGGCACGCTGGTCGTGGGTGTCTATGCGAGCTTTATCGATACGGATATGGCGGCGTCCTTGGGCGTTTCTAAAACAAGCGCGGATGATATCGCACGTAGCGCGATTGCGGGCGTTGCCAGTAACCAGCGCGAAGTGTGTGCCGACGCGCGTAGCGCCGAGATCAAGGCCATGCTCGCGCGCGATGCCGACGCATTTTATGCGGGCCTGGCGCGACCGTCGTAA
- a CDS encoding LysR family transcriptional regulator, giving the protein MAFDTRLLNGIGVLAAVVESGSFVHAAEALGVTASAVSRAVARMEQRIGIRLFDRTSRAVKLTDEGQRFYERVAPLLAEMEDAATETAGSSVNVRGRLRVNVDPWFARFILAPKLEKFLSAQPSLHVELAIRDRLGDLVAEGFDAAVRFGVPEASSLVARPLLSTRILTCSSAAYLARHGRPAHPLELADGRYECLLFRDSSTGRPFPWEFHRNGEVLTVPVSGRLIVNDLATKLSACAAGLGITQTMELGAHQWLGDGSLVELFPEWAQEQLPLYVYYPSRRLVSAKMRAFIDLLTADIG; this is encoded by the coding sequence ATGGCCTTCGATACACGTCTGTTGAATGGTATTGGCGTTCTCGCCGCAGTCGTCGAGAGCGGCAGCTTCGTGCACGCCGCAGAAGCACTCGGTGTAACCGCCTCTGCGGTCAGCCGCGCGGTGGCCCGGATGGAACAGCGCATTGGAATACGGCTATTCGACCGCACGTCCCGCGCGGTCAAGCTCACCGACGAGGGACAGCGCTTCTACGAGCGCGTCGCGCCGCTGCTAGCCGAAATGGAGGACGCAGCGACCGAGACGGCAGGCTCATCCGTCAACGTTCGGGGACGACTGCGCGTCAATGTAGACCCCTGGTTTGCCCGCTTCATACTGGCGCCCAAACTCGAGAAGTTTCTGTCAGCGCAACCATCGCTCCACGTCGAGCTGGCGATTCGTGACAGGCTCGGGGATCTGGTCGCGGAGGGTTTCGACGCGGCGGTACGCTTTGGCGTACCTGAAGCGTCATCGCTCGTGGCACGCCCGCTTCTGAGTACCCGCATCCTGACCTGCAGTTCGGCCGCCTATCTCGCGCGGCACGGTCGACCCGCGCATCCGCTCGAGCTCGCCGACGGTCGATACGAATGCCTGTTATTCCGGGATTCGTCGACCGGTCGGCCATTTCCGTGGGAGTTCCATCGCAATGGCGAAGTGCTAACTGTGCCCGTATCGGGACGGTTGATCGTCAATGATCTCGCGACAAAGCTGAGCGCTTGCGCCGCTGGTCTGGGTATCACACAGACGATGGAACTCGGGGCGCACCAATGGCTCGGCGACGGCAGCCTGGTCGAACTGTTTCCGGAATGGGCTCAGGAACAGTTACCGCTCTATGTCTATTACCCGTCGCGCCGACTGGTGTCGGCCAAGATGCGGGCATTCATCGACCTGCTGACAGCGGACATTGGCTAG
- a CDS encoding DUF4148 domain-containing protein, with product MNFRQITLVVAAVLVFPIASHAQETSSTVTRAQVRAELVQLEKAGYMPSRANDPHYPDDIQAAEAKISAQRNTSANVESSFGGVQNGSEASGSPTAVIGLGSLYTRP from the coding sequence ATGAACTTCCGCCAAATCACCCTGGTCGTCGCGGCTGTGCTCGTCTTTCCGATCGCCAGCCATGCCCAGGAAACCTCCTCCACCGTAACCCGTGCCCAAGTGCGCGCCGAACTCGTTCAGCTCGAAAAGGCCGGCTACATGCCGAGCCGCGCCAATGATCCTCACTATCCGGACGACATTCAGGCCGCCGAGGCCAAGATCAGCGCACAGCGCAACACCTCTGCTAACGTCGAAAGCAGTTTCGGTGGTGTGCAGAACGGCTCCGAGGCATCGGGCAGTCCCACCGCCGTGATCGGCCTGGGTTCACTTTATACACGTCCCTGA
- a CDS encoding ABC transporter substrate-binding protein — protein MSRLTTLCRIGAAVVAIVLPVFAKAETQRTLSSTAIGTPEIRVAEGTDTPTSMPGNIARNTMTDNVLANVVESLVALRADLSIGPMLADSWDISSDARTYTFHLRHGVVFHDGSPFTSSAVKWSFDFLMRPENGFMCRGNYDGHRGAKVVGVRTPDAYTVVFELDRANELFLKDMVDTHCQLAILSPSSVDSSGHWLRPVATGPYIFADWRRGQYILLKRFAQYRPRGEPPSGLAGAKVAYDDARFVVIPDEAAQKVAVVAGQVDMMSVSGDGLVGSDPRWRVIVGPSADPVELLMQSQDPTLADARVRRAIALALDLPAIVNAVTDGRAHYSPSLVPETSGVFGPGDRVGFSQNIGEAKRLLAEAGYHGQTLKIETNHRFPFMFSLAVYVQSLLRKAGISTELDVVDWGKQVADFRAGHFQIMSFAYSARTDPAMMFSDILGDKAKSPMAQWNNPEALKLLQSLRGVTDASERGQTFEQLHKMMIADVPMIVLYDTPDLRIVSNRLEGVTSWPMRRTRVFNVVKH, from the coding sequence ATGTCCAGACTGACCACTCTTTGCCGGATTGGGGCTGCCGTCGTCGCTATTGTGCTTCCCGTCTTCGCGAAAGCGGAAACGCAGCGCACGCTTTCGTCGACCGCGATCGGGACACCTGAAATCCGCGTCGCGGAGGGCACCGACACACCTACCTCGATGCCAGGCAATATCGCACGCAATACCATGACCGACAATGTTCTGGCCAACGTTGTCGAGTCGCTGGTAGCGCTACGTGCCGATCTCAGCATTGGCCCGATGCTCGCGGACAGTTGGGACATCTCTTCAGATGCTCGGACCTACACATTTCATCTCCGGCATGGCGTGGTGTTTCACGACGGCTCGCCATTCACGTCAAGCGCGGTCAAGTGGAGCTTCGACTTCCTGATGAGGCCAGAAAATGGATTCATGTGCCGTGGCAACTACGACGGGCATCGAGGTGCCAAGGTCGTCGGCGTGCGGACGCCCGATGCCTATACCGTGGTGTTCGAACTGGACAGAGCGAACGAACTGTTCCTCAAAGACATGGTCGACACGCACTGTCAGTTGGCAATCCTTAGCCCATCAAGCGTCGACAGCTCCGGGCATTGGCTTCGCCCCGTCGCAACAGGTCCGTACATATTTGCGGACTGGAGACGCGGACAGTACATTCTGCTGAAGCGATTTGCGCAATATCGCCCGAGAGGCGAACCGCCGAGTGGTCTTGCGGGCGCGAAGGTCGCGTACGACGACGCTCGATTTGTCGTCATCCCGGACGAGGCGGCACAAAAGGTTGCGGTCGTCGCCGGGCAAGTCGACATGATGTCGGTGAGCGGAGACGGGCTCGTCGGGAGCGACCCCAGATGGCGTGTCATCGTGGGCCCCAGTGCCGATCCCGTCGAGTTACTGATGCAAAGCCAGGACCCAACGCTTGCAGACGCGCGGGTTCGTCGTGCAATCGCGCTTGCACTGGATCTTCCCGCCATTGTGAATGCCGTTACCGATGGTCGTGCGCACTACAGTCCATCACTGGTACCGGAGACGAGTGGTGTGTTCGGGCCCGGCGACCGGGTCGGGTTCTCGCAAAATATTGGGGAAGCGAAGCGTTTGCTTGCAGAGGCGGGCTATCACGGACAGACGTTGAAGATCGAGACGAATCATCGCTTTCCGTTTATGTTTTCACTGGCGGTTTACGTTCAGTCACTGCTGAGAAAAGCAGGCATCTCGACAGAACTCGACGTGGTCGACTGGGGCAAGCAGGTTGCCGATTTTCGTGCCGGACATTTTCAGATCATGTCGTTCGCTTACTCGGCAAGAACCGACCCGGCGATGATGTTCAGCGATATATTGGGGGACAAAGCCAAGTCGCCGATGGCACAGTGGAACAATCCAGAAGCACTCAAGCTTCTGCAGAGCCTGCGCGGCGTGACTGATGCGTCTGAGCGCGGACAGACGTTTGAGCAGTTGCATAAAATGATGATCGCCGATGTACCGATGATCGTTTTGTACGACACGCCGGACCTGCGAATCGTCAGCAATCGACTTGAAGGCGTCACGTCGTGGCCGATGCGCCGCACACGCGTCTTCAACGTCGTCAAACATTGA